One Oryza glaberrima chromosome 11, OglaRS2, whole genome shotgun sequence genomic region harbors:
- the LOC127755314 gene encoding serine/arginine-rich SC35-like splicing factor SCL30A isoform X2, with translation MRSRSPSKRRRHGSRGRSPPSSRHGCAKDKEGAAVSLFVSNLPRSCRPEDVQVPFQKFGPVRDVYLPKDYNTGEPRGFAFVEFAHSSDASKARYHMNRKMLSGREISVAFAVQTRKRPEEMRRIIGARHNSPQRKEECRTNSPGQPKGHDEKRKRRSYTPKYKDRQYADIGRDETPPAPDSERPWALCRSPRPSPPGQSHSRSYSRSHSLHLHDHARTRSCSPAPGRQDDQYASPQRKEHQTKSSGQTKGHDDMRRSYTPEYNECQDADNGFDETPPAPDGERSSVLGRSPRPSPPGHALLPQEGKITSLLPHREGRSTKQNHQDRLKNMMRSADPILLNIMIAGMLTMVMIRRRRHLMVSDPGHWAGHPSHPLQDGLIFIHTRVPALLNSVAVLDLGHALLPPEGKEMTSMLPHRERRSSKQNHHDRLKNMMRSEDPALLNIAIAVMLSSVMMRHRRQPNGGVNWALCRLSPTPPPAATRLFCL, from the exons ATGAGGAGCCGCAGCCCCAGCAAGAGGAGAAGGCATGGCAGCAGGGGAAGAAGCCCTCCAAGCTCACGACATGGCTGTGCCAAGGATAAGGAAGGTGCTGCTGTAAGCCTCTTCGTCAGCAACCTTCCGCGAAGCTGCAG ACCTGAGGATGTCCAAGTTCCATTTCAAAAGTTTGGTCCTGTTCGGGATGTTTATCTGCCAAAAGACTACAACACTGG GGAGCCAAGAGGATTTGCATTTGTGGAGTTTGCTCACTCTTCTGATGCTTCTAAAGCGCGATATCACATGAACCGTAAGATGCTTTCTGGACGTGAGATCAGTGTTGCTTTTGCTGTGCAGACACGGAAAAGGCCCGAGGAAATGCGAAGAATAATTGGAGCCAG GCATAATTCCCCACAGAGAAAGGAAGAGTGCCGAACAAACTCTCCAGGACAGCCTAAAGGACATGATGAGAAGCGGAAGCGCAGATCCTATACTCCCAAATATAAGGATCGGCAGTATGCTGACATTGGTCGTGATGA GACGCCGCCTGCACCTGATAGTGAGCGACCCTGGGCTCTGTGCAGGTCACCCAGGCCATCCCCTCCAG GGCAATCTCATTCTCGCTCATACTCACGTTCCCATTCTCTTCATCTCCATGACCATGCTAGAACACG GTCATGCTCTCCTGCCCCAGGAAGGCAAGATGACCAGTATGCTTCCCCGCAGAGGAAGGAGCACCAAACAAAATCATCAGGACAGACAAAAGGACATGATGATATGCGCAGATCCTATACTCCTGAATATAATGAATGCCAGGATGCTGACAATGGTTTTGATGA GACACCTCCGGCACCTGATGGTGAGCGATCCTCTGTGCTGGGCAGGTCACCCCGGCCATCCCCTCCAG GTCATGCTCTCCTGCCACAGGAAGGCAAGATAACCAGTCTACTTCCCCACagagaagggagaagcaccaaaCAAAATCATCAGGACAGGCTAAAGAACATGATGAGAAGCGCAGATCCTATACTCCTGAATATAATGATCGCCGGGATGCTGACAATGGTTATGATCA GACGCCGCCGGCACCTGATGGTGAGCGATCCTGGGCACTGGGCAGGTCACCCCAGCCATCCCCTCCAG GACGGTCTCATTTTCATTCACACTCGCGTTCCCGCTCTCCTGAACTCCGTGGCCGTGCTAGATCTCG GTCATGCTCTCCTGCCCCCGGAAGGCAAGGAGATGACCAGTATGCTTCCCCACAGAGAAAGGAGGAGCAGCAAACAAAATCATCACGACAGACTAAAGAACATGATGAGGAGCGAAGATCCTGCACTCCTGAATATAGCGATCGCCGTGATGCTTTCATCGGTCATGATGA GACACCGCCGTCAGCCGAATGGGGGAGTAAACTGGGCACTGTGCAGGTTATCTCCAACACCGCCGCCAGCAGCAACTAGACTCTTCTGTTTATAG
- the LOC127755314 gene encoding serine/arginine-rich SC35-like splicing factor SCL30A isoform X1 — MRSRSPSKRRRHGSRGRSPPSSRHGCAKDKEGAAVSLFVSNLPRSCRPEDVQVPFQKFGPVRDVYLPKDYNTGEPRGFAFVEFAHSSDASKARYHMNRKMLSGREISVAFAVQTRKRPEEMRRIIGARHNSPQRKEECRTNSPGQPKGHDEKRKRRSYTPKYKDRQYADIGRDETPPAPDSERPWALCRSPRPSPPGQSHSRSYSRSHSLHLHDHARTRSCSPAPGRQDDQYASPQRKEHQTKSSGQTKGHDDMRRSYTPEYNECQDADNGFDETPPAPDGERSSVLGRSPRPSPPGQSHCHSHSRSRSPELRGHARSRSCSPATGRQDNQSTSPQRREKHQTKSSGQAKEHDEKRRSYTPEYNDRRDADNGYDQTPPAPDGERSWALGRSPQPSPPGRSHFHSHSRSRSPELRGRARSRSCSPAPGRQGDDQYASPQRKEEQQTKSSRQTKEHDEERRSCTPEYSDRRDAFIGHDETPPSAEWGSKLGTVQVISNTAASSN, encoded by the exons ATGAGGAGCCGCAGCCCCAGCAAGAGGAGAAGGCATGGCAGCAGGGGAAGAAGCCCTCCAAGCTCACGACATGGCTGTGCCAAGGATAAGGAAGGTGCTGCTGTAAGCCTCTTCGTCAGCAACCTTCCGCGAAGCTGCAG ACCTGAGGATGTCCAAGTTCCATTTCAAAAGTTTGGTCCTGTTCGGGATGTTTATCTGCCAAAAGACTACAACACTGG GGAGCCAAGAGGATTTGCATTTGTGGAGTTTGCTCACTCTTCTGATGCTTCTAAAGCGCGATATCACATGAACCGTAAGATGCTTTCTGGACGTGAGATCAGTGTTGCTTTTGCTGTGCAGACACGGAAAAGGCCCGAGGAAATGCGAAGAATAATTGGAGCCAG GCATAATTCCCCACAGAGAAAGGAAGAGTGCCGAACAAACTCTCCAGGACAGCCTAAAGGACATGATGAGAAGCGGAAGCGCAGATCCTATACTCCCAAATATAAGGATCGGCAGTATGCTGACATTGGTCGTGATGA GACGCCGCCTGCACCTGATAGTGAGCGACCCTGGGCTCTGTGCAGGTCACCCAGGCCATCCCCTCCAG GGCAATCTCATTCTCGCTCATACTCACGTTCCCATTCTCTTCATCTCCATGACCATGCTAGAACACG GTCATGCTCTCCTGCCCCAGGAAGGCAAGATGACCAGTATGCTTCCCCGCAGAGGAAGGAGCACCAAACAAAATCATCAGGACAGACAAAAGGACATGATGATATGCGCAGATCCTATACTCCTGAATATAATGAATGCCAGGATGCTGACAATGGTTTTGATGA GACACCTCCGGCACCTGATGGTGAGCGATCCTCTGTGCTGGGCAGGTCACCCCGGCCATCCCCTCCAG GACAGTCTCATTGTCATTCACACTCACGTTCCCGCTCTCCTGAACTCCGTGGCCATGCTAGATCACG GTCATGCTCTCCTGCCACAGGAAGGCAAGATAACCAGTCTACTTCCCCACagagaagggagaagcaccaaaCAAAATCATCAGGACAGGCTAAAGAACATGATGAGAAGCGCAGATCCTATACTCCTGAATATAATGATCGCCGGGATGCTGACAATGGTTATGATCA GACGCCGCCGGCACCTGATGGTGAGCGATCCTGGGCACTGGGCAGGTCACCCCAGCCATCCCCTCCAG GACGGTCTCATTTTCATTCACACTCGCGTTCCCGCTCTCCTGAACTCCGTGGCCGTGCTAGATCTCG GTCATGCTCTCCTGCCCCCGGAAGGCAAGGAGATGACCAGTATGCTTCCCCACAGAGAAAGGAGGAGCAGCAAACAAAATCATCACGACAGACTAAAGAACATGATGAGGAGCGAAGATCCTGCACTCCTGAATATAGCGATCGCCGTGATGCTTTCATCGGTCATGATGA GACACCGCCGTCAGCCGAATGGGGGAGTAAACTGGGCACTGTGCAGGTTATCTCCAACACCGCCGCCAGCAGCAACTAG
- the LOC127755314 gene encoding uncharacterized protein LOC127755314 isoform X3 — MELWWEPRGFAFVEFAHSSDASKARYHMNRKMLSGREISVAFAVQTRKRPEEMRRIIGARHNSPQRKEECRTNSPGQPKGHDEKRKRRSYTPKYKDRQYADIGRDETPPAPDSERPWALCRSPRPSPPGQSHSRSYSRSHSLHLHDHARTRSCSPAPGRQDDQYASPQRKEHQTKSSGQTKGHDDMRRSYTPEYNECQDADNGFDETPPAPDGERSSVLGRSPRPSPPGQSHCHSHSRSRSPELRGHARSRSCSPATGRQDNQSTSPQRREKHQTKSSGQAKEHDEKRRSYTPEYNDRRDADNGYDQTPPAPDGERSWALGRSPQPSPPGRSHFHSHSRSRSPELRGRARSRSCSPAPGRQGDDQYASPQRKEEQQTKSSRQTKEHDEERRSCTPEYSDRRDAFIGHDETPPSAEWGSKLGTVQVISNTAASSN, encoded by the exons ATGGAACTTTGGTG GGAGCCAAGAGGATTTGCATTTGTGGAGTTTGCTCACTCTTCTGATGCTTCTAAAGCGCGATATCACATGAACCGTAAGATGCTTTCTGGACGTGAGATCAGTGTTGCTTTTGCTGTGCAGACACGGAAAAGGCCCGAGGAAATGCGAAGAATAATTGGAGCCAG GCATAATTCCCCACAGAGAAAGGAAGAGTGCCGAACAAACTCTCCAGGACAGCCTAAAGGACATGATGAGAAGCGGAAGCGCAGATCCTATACTCCCAAATATAAGGATCGGCAGTATGCTGACATTGGTCGTGATGA GACGCCGCCTGCACCTGATAGTGAGCGACCCTGGGCTCTGTGCAGGTCACCCAGGCCATCCCCTCCAG GGCAATCTCATTCTCGCTCATACTCACGTTCCCATTCTCTTCATCTCCATGACCATGCTAGAACACG GTCATGCTCTCCTGCCCCAGGAAGGCAAGATGACCAGTATGCTTCCCCGCAGAGGAAGGAGCACCAAACAAAATCATCAGGACAGACAAAAGGACATGATGATATGCGCAGATCCTATACTCCTGAATATAATGAATGCCAGGATGCTGACAATGGTTTTGATGA GACACCTCCGGCACCTGATGGTGAGCGATCCTCTGTGCTGGGCAGGTCACCCCGGCCATCCCCTCCAG GACAGTCTCATTGTCATTCACACTCACGTTCCCGCTCTCCTGAACTCCGTGGCCATGCTAGATCACG GTCATGCTCTCCTGCCACAGGAAGGCAAGATAACCAGTCTACTTCCCCACagagaagggagaagcaccaaaCAAAATCATCAGGACAGGCTAAAGAACATGATGAGAAGCGCAGATCCTATACTCCTGAATATAATGATCGCCGGGATGCTGACAATGGTTATGATCA GACGCCGCCGGCACCTGATGGTGAGCGATCCTGGGCACTGGGCAGGTCACCCCAGCCATCCCCTCCAG GACGGTCTCATTTTCATTCACACTCGCGTTCCCGCTCTCCTGAACTCCGTGGCCGTGCTAGATCTCG GTCATGCTCTCCTGCCCCCGGAAGGCAAGGAGATGACCAGTATGCTTCCCCACAGAGAAAGGAGGAGCAGCAAACAAAATCATCACGACAGACTAAAGAACATGATGAGGAGCGAAGATCCTGCACTCCTGAATATAGCGATCGCCGTGATGCTTTCATCGGTCATGATGA GACACCGCCGTCAGCCGAATGGGGGAGTAAACTGGGCACTGTGCAGGTTATCTCCAACACCGCCGCCAGCAGCAACTAG
- the LOC127755314 gene encoding serine/arginine-rich SC35-like splicing factor SCL30A isoform X4 yields MRSRSPSKRRRHGSRGRSPPSSRHGCAKDKEGAAVSLFVSNLPRSCRPEDVQVPFQKFGPVRDVYLPKDYNTGEPRGFAFVEFAHSSDASKARYHMNRKMLSGREISVAFAVQTRKRPEEMRRIIGARHNSPQRKEECRTNSPGQPKGHDEKRKRRSYTPKYKDRQYADIGRDETPPAPDSERPWALCRSPRPSPPGQSHSRSYSRSHSLHLHDHARTRSCSPATGRQDNQSTSPQRREKHQTKSSGQAKEHDEKRRSYTPEYNDRRDADNGYDQTPPAPDGERSWALGRSPQPSPPGRSHFHSHSRSRSPELRGRARSRSCSPAPGRQGDDQYASPQRKEEQQTKSSRQTKEHDEERRSCTPEYSDRRDAFIGHDETPPSAEWGSKLGTVQVISNTAASSN; encoded by the exons ATGAGGAGCCGCAGCCCCAGCAAGAGGAGAAGGCATGGCAGCAGGGGAAGAAGCCCTCCAAGCTCACGACATGGCTGTGCCAAGGATAAGGAAGGTGCTGCTGTAAGCCTCTTCGTCAGCAACCTTCCGCGAAGCTGCAG ACCTGAGGATGTCCAAGTTCCATTTCAAAAGTTTGGTCCTGTTCGGGATGTTTATCTGCCAAAAGACTACAACACTGG GGAGCCAAGAGGATTTGCATTTGTGGAGTTTGCTCACTCTTCTGATGCTTCTAAAGCGCGATATCACATGAACCGTAAGATGCTTTCTGGACGTGAGATCAGTGTTGCTTTTGCTGTGCAGACACGGAAAAGGCCCGAGGAAATGCGAAGAATAATTGGAGCCAG GCATAATTCCCCACAGAGAAAGGAAGAGTGCCGAACAAACTCTCCAGGACAGCCTAAAGGACATGATGAGAAGCGGAAGCGCAGATCCTATACTCCCAAATATAAGGATCGGCAGTATGCTGACATTGGTCGTGATGA GACGCCGCCTGCACCTGATAGTGAGCGACCCTGGGCTCTGTGCAGGTCACCCAGGCCATCCCCTCCAG GGCAATCTCATTCTCGCTCATACTCACGTTCCCATTCTCTTCATCTCCATGACCATGCTAGAACACG GTCATGCTCTCCTGCCACAGGAAGGCAAGATAACCAGTCTACTTCCCCACagagaagggagaagcaccaaaCAAAATCATCAGGACAGGCTAAAGAACATGATGAGAAGCGCAGATCCTATACTCCTGAATATAATGATCGCCGGGATGCTGACAATGGTTATGATCA GACGCCGCCGGCACCTGATGGTGAGCGATCCTGGGCACTGGGCAGGTCACCCCAGCCATCCCCTCCAG GACGGTCTCATTTTCATTCACACTCGCGTTCCCGCTCTCCTGAACTCCGTGGCCGTGCTAGATCTCG GTCATGCTCTCCTGCCCCCGGAAGGCAAGGAGATGACCAGTATGCTTCCCCACAGAGAAAGGAGGAGCAGCAAACAAAATCATCACGACAGACTAAAGAACATGATGAGGAGCGAAGATCCTGCACTCCTGAATATAGCGATCGCCGTGATGCTTTCATCGGTCATGATGA GACACCGCCGTCAGCCGAATGGGGGAGTAAACTGGGCACTGTGCAGGTTATCTCCAACACCGCCGCCAGCAGCAACTAG